The nucleotide window gtaattagaatttgatttcattattatatcataatatacatcTCTATTGGTCGGCATAATATTTTCTGACAACTTGAACAATCGTCGCAATATTCCCGCCAATTTAATCAATATCATTAATCTCTCCGTTCTTTAGTAGAAATAGTATAAAATCTGTTTAGTAGAAAGCAAGAAACttatgttgatattattatgtttattatatatgtataaatacgcAAACGCAGAACAGTTCAGTTCGATATTCATCTCTCTTtatcaactgtttttttttttgttaagtagCTCTTGTTAGGCTTAagtattactaatttatataacattttcgaTCTAtaggttaatatttaatgagtatatataaaaatttcgaccacatagcaaaatatattagtaaaatttaatcacaatatattttattagaaaactttGTGAACGACTAACCAGtaatgttatacaaaaatttCGTAGGAATGAATTCAAGCTCGTGATATTTCAATATACGTTATTATAGTAACATTGAACTAATCTTCCATTAAAATTGTTGCATGAGAAATGTTTCAACCAAATGCTGCATATTGAATTATTGCACTTAATTTTCAATcgaattttttttaacgtaagttattttattttaccctAATTAAATGTAGTTTCCATGAATCTGGCAACATTTAAATGCACTTGACCGTGAAAATTGGTATACATTAGATTCACCGTAACtacaaacaacaaaaatataaaaaaactacaccCAAAGAAATGTGAACCTTATCCCCTTACGATAAGGATCAAAAACGTACAAATATAGTTACGTATGTGCAATCATAAATTTGGAAGAATTATCCAACCAATTTGTGATGACctgtatcaaattataataaaacataaattatacgaTACTTAGGCGTTATGAAGGGTCAATTTAGAATGGACATTTATTCTTTTTCGAAAGTTGACGAGAAAGAATTTTAATAGCCTTTAgtttcctaataaaaaaatataatgtatttttttgaaaatctgAGAATTAGCAgactatgtatataaatggGGCAAGCAAGCCTTCATCTGAACTCATCATTTTCCAAGTATTAATCTTCCATTAACAATaattcacaaatatatattttttaaggctTAGGTACCTGACATACCTGATGGCAAATGACTACCAGGTCATGCCCACGGACATCTTCAACACCGGGGAAGCTGGAAACTGAAAGGCCGACAAGcctttaagaaataaatcaaaattctaacaattaaatattaaagcgaATTGCCGCTGAAATGGTGCGCTGGTTGAAACAATATCGAATCACCTCTCTACCACAGACGCGATGTTCCGCTAGAGTGCCAGTCATATGCCAGTAACTATTTACGTAATCGCGCCGACGTATTTACGTCGTAGTCTGCTTGTGAGGTAATTAatgttccaattttttttttttatattatccggGTATGCATGAACTCCaccccacctgatggtaaaggGTAGTAGAGTtcaaacgcgaagacggccagtacataaatcaaaatcaaaatttactctattcaagtagacttgtacaagcaattttgaatcattgtcatttaacgaactatattaaatgaagctaccaccgtttcggaatgcagattctactgagaagaaccgacaagaaactcagtggtaataatacaaagtatatatGACAGttagatacaattatatatatatgttactgttagGAAGAGTGAACTGCACTAGTCGCCCTCGCCGTGTCGGCTTGCAAGATGCATCTTCACGCCTCGTTAGAAGGAACCCATGTTATACGAGGAACACGTGTCCTGGCAGAGGATTCCATATTTTAGCAGTGCGACAAAAATAACAGTTGCCAAAAATTTCGTGCGCGATGGAATCGATGTCACACAAATGAGCATTCAAACTTGTTTAAAGCATAGTGTTTATTGACTTCTAggtaggatatataaaaaaataattgctgtcTAAAGACATAATCTGTATtcaaaatggtggaaaagaggaACCATTGCGGTTTTTTCGGTTCTCCTCGATAGAATATACTACGAAATctacgaaccggtggtagctttacatttgttAGAACTACGCTTAATTTAGATTCAAAGTCTGTTAGATAACGCAATGTCATTCTGTCAAATATTGTCCAAATTAAGTCATCGACCTGTGATTAATTAAgatagttttaagtttaatatattttatttttttatcctcAAACAGGGCATGTTCGCGTACGCGAAGACCgttttttagaataaaagaaaaaaacatgactattcaaagtgcttttatgttattatgatttttgatGTGCATGGAGTTGCATAACAGCCATtagagtaaatatattaaaaccctTGAGATGTGGAGCTGGAGGTGTTTGCTTGAAACGGTTGACTTGTAAGAGCTTGGAATCAAACATTGACTAATCGATTGTACAAGTGCGGACCTTTAAGATGGTTGGAGATTATTCGCAATGAGTGTTGTATCGATTTATATTATCATCAATGATAATTggtgtttacttggtggtagggcttcgtgcaagcaaAGGTTAAACAGGAACACCTTATAGCTGTGTACCAATATGAataatgagtgagccagcgcCAAAGCCAACAGTTTAAAGGTAATACGgttttccaaggttggtggcgcattggcgatgtaaacgatggttaatatttctatcagaGCCAATGTCTCAGGGCTGACTCATTTGCCAGAGTTCCTaagtaatctaaataaaaattagaaaatgtGATGAGTCGGTGTCACAGATggtcttgcacaaaaccctatcacCAAATACGTAATACCTGCTGGAAAAAGACTTTCAATAAATCTTGGAAACGAAGCCACTCGACATTCGTACACACACAGACGCAGAccaatacacatacataaaaacatgTACATGatacagaataattatatttctattgcaTGATATAGAACACATTGACACGAATTTGTGCACATGAAAGGCGAGACCttgaaattttcataattaaaaaatcttattccaAGTCGTGacttgtgaaatatttattacaaattgttaCAAGTCAGattaagtatttctttatttacaagGTTTTACTTCACGCACTTTCCCATATCCTACGAATCTGAAATTTTACACGTTGAATCAGTTCCAATGATAATGCATTTTTATGGTAACCATGACTTGATAATTCACCCAGGATCAACTCCAGGCGAAGGAACTCCTCACCTATATacaaatactagctgaacctgcggctttacccgcgcgaaaaaGCCCGAAAAAATCGTCCCATTTTcagaaatacttacatttaccaactcatatcGGTAAACCCTAAGACTcttaaatcttaggatttaccgtagttcgagcttttacagtgaCATATATACAGACATAGAAGATAATGATAGATTACTGCAGAACTCTGACTTAACCTAACCGAAAGattatattgtaatgaaaatataaacccAAGCGGGATGACTggaggatttttttaaagtaatttatttagtgaTCACGAATAAATAATACCTTTATATTTGTACTAATTAAAATGGGGGATTTACTCGCAaggaatttataaaactttgccTACAGCCCCATTTTGCTCCCTCGAGGGATGAACTGATAAAAGTGTTTGCCTTTCCCTGGGACTCAAACCAACTCCGTATAACCGTGAacaggtaacagacagagttccgttcgcatttataatattagtattgatttatttatttatagttatatgtttattgtgATGTATTGTGTATGCAGTATATCACATtcccaattttaaataattgttctcCTTCCCACGTGTTTTTTAAAACCAATACTTTGCTCAATGTTTGCCTGAAAGAGTTTCTGGGGCAGcaatctatttcaaataaaataaaagcatggagttaatgcttgtggacttccaggcaggagacataaaatacatatataattgtatttaactaacatgactgtatttttagatgttgaaaaagagtaattactgagtttcttgccggtccttctcggtagaatctacattccgaaccggtggtcacttaactttaaatagtttgttaaatgatgattcaaaagtgcttgtaaaagcctacttgaataaagtatattttgattagaaaaaaaaaagaaaacaaaaataatttaaaattcttttattaaagtttCCAAGCATCAAGTGTATGCTGATATGTAATCTTTTTTTCGTGACCCCAGATCTTATCAATTACCCATAATGAggtcaaattgtataataaaaaatgatccattaaaacaataaattaatacattcttACTGACCACTATATACAAATCAACgtacttaatttaaaagacAATTAACAAACCATCAAACAACCAACCAAAGATATAGAATcacaattcaaaaaaaaaagttaaatatgatttaaaaaaaaaaaacttcaattcAGCTTAGTGACAGCAATTAACCCCcttcttttttatatgttaaaacacCATgagtaagtatttaataaagaccTCCTTACTGTAATTTTGGTGTAAACGATACAATATAGCCATAACAAATATTGTTCTTAACTGTTTTACtacaaataaacagttttttttttatgtaatatgtaatgtaGCACAGGCAAATGTGCCGCCAAgtacgtggtcaccactggccagagacattggcgctgtaagatatgtTAACCATTCCAATCACACCAATCTTGGAACCAATGCACGACCACcgtatgcctgtagttacaattactgtatatttagcgtacagaagtgaaatagattaaaaaaagacaagaatctaagttagtttaaacaatttactaacaaaccaaacagttctaacttcgaatgtatcttaacataaataaatcaccaaatcatacatattgaagtaaattacttactcagttgagcttgcaaatccaaataaaacacaaataacacttttaacaaattacaagtcgcgccaATATTGACCTTACTGTCCGCGCCTAAAAAGCCAAAGTAATGACGGCTTGATACggtttcgcgcgcttttgtttttttttttttaattttattcattccaGCCAGTTGTATAGTTAAAGGAATCTCCTAAATGTATATATTCCATTCACGACGAATGCCCCGTGTCTTCTTAACGTAATTTTCAGTAAAATACATCACGTTATTTTGGCAAAGATATGACTACAAAGAGATGGAACTTAGTAGTTAATTTTGCGTCTCAATAGTCCCTATttacaacttaaaataaaacagctaGATGAAATTGACgtctttaaaacataaataggcAAGTAATTTTAGTGATGCATTGTACTGcttatttttatcgatatcgataactAGGTGAATATCTCAATTATCGATGTTTTTTTCAGTTCaaattacgatttaaattaaagattatgtACACTCTGAATCCATGATTattgtttaagtatttataatgatGAAACGAGTAGTTATTATGTAGAAACGAATTCGAAACTCACAGCAGAACaagatcgtgaaatgtcaaaatacgAAGAGGATAGTTGGTTCCAcggagtggttgtgcgaggctgaagatgccttaaaaatcgcgctgttggtAATATGCACCTATCCTTATTATGTCAAGTCGTTCAGGCTGTGACCGActgaacaaacaaacaaatgagTTTTCTTTACAAGATACTTAAAGTTGAACTTGaagttaaagaaaatattaggaTATAATAATGACATCACAATGATCTTATATcaacgttatataaaaaaaaactggtacACGAGTTATGACTTAAAATAATGGACCTAGACAAGTTAGAACCTAGGCATAATGGCTTTTGAAAGATCCAGTAACATCACCCCTCTAccaacacacacacaaacacgtAAACATCATAATATTGCATTGGTAATGAAGAaaattagttctttttttatccATTTTGGTTTCATAATTCGACGTATTTacaattacaacaaaaaaaattacaacaaattataattgttagtaCATAAATGCCCCGTGatgtatcatttaattttcatggtTTTCTTTTTTCTGCCCCATATGAGTTCAGTCAGCGTCCATTGTAAGTAATAAAATGCGACCGCTAGTACTCCTATTATCACGGGCAGTAGAGGGAAGTACATCGTTCCGTAGAGCAATCCAAAGATAGGATAGATCCATATGCCCCGTTCGACATACGTGTAGGTTAATCTGTGaaagaaatacttaaatacagCGTTTATCTGGAATTAAGTTGttagaaaatttaaacatgGCCGCTGTTAGTGCAAAGGGtcgtaattaatatatgtaacggAGGTGAATGAGGACCTCGTTGTCAGATTCGTTATTAGATGAATGAGAAATGGTAGCAAACTCATATAATATTTCACTCTTTTAAAATTGTCtattctctttttaaattttttataattcctttatttttcttatgaCAGCTGTCAACCCGTGACCGGTTCTAATCAAATCGCCGCCGCTCCGTCTACAGTCCGTTCACAGTTACTTTACCTCTGACGTGTATCGAAGAGGTTGCACGTTAGGTTGGCATTACTGTCTGTCTAATCGTTCAGAGCTCGTCGAGTTATATGATAAATTCAGTGATTAATAACATTCAGAATAGTGGAAGAAAGATTGAGCTGTGCGTGAATTATACTTCACTCAAGAGCACCAAAGACgacaatgtatatatgtatataaaactaattataataaaaataatcaccgccgagcacgagatgaattataaacacaaattaagcacatgaaaattcagtggtgcctgccaggatttgaacccgaatacatcggttaagatgcacgcgttctaaccttcAAACGTACACAGAGGAATTTAACAAATTTGAATAACAATCGGATTAATTGCAAAATGACAAACAaacattagttttaatttttatagagtATTATGATACTTACATGGAAAAATATAACAGCAAGTGAAAGGCAAGATGATAAAGATTTCGCTTGTGTGATGCAGGCACAGTCCTGGGCTGGAAGCACACTTCCCAGACCACAACGCCAATGATAGCGGTATGCATTATGTGGTTCGAAAGGGGAGTGACAACTTTATCCGCGAAACTAGGGAATATCAGCTTTCTGTCGTATAAGAATAATGACCAAAATACAATGGTCACAACCTGAAAATacgtaaaaagttttattaaaagacTAGTCGTCGAATCGTTTGGCTCGTGTTCTAGGGGTTGATCGTCAAATGTTTTCATCACATTCGATTCAGTTTCGagtaaaacatataaacacaGACATTACATACACGCAcccatacatataaacatacacacataaatatagtttgcgaaaaatatatcattaatttattaaataaattatagctgAACACTGATTTCTGTCATCGTTGATTTGATATACAAAGGGGACGACTACATATGTGACTTATCATttccaataaaagttattagtgaaaacgtaataaaacaCTCACCCAAGTTGAGGGCCACAATATCGCACTAAACAGCGTGTTCTTAAAGCCTTGGAAATATTTAGATGGTTTATAATCCCTGTTGGTATtcgacaataatttaaaatcgctTGTCAGGCCGACCACTGCATACAAAATTTGTAGAAACTGAAATAAtacatgatattttattgatattgaacTTCAACGGTAAAAATAAAGGTTCAAGGTAAAATTCGAATAACGTATTAGAGGAACCTTAAACGAATTGATAAGTATTGTATAAGAACACACCCGTAACAAACACATTGTAATacagtacatatttaaattgattttgatgtatatgcctttttttattttaaaataggcaGACAGACTGGCAACTGGGTCAACGGATGGTAACGTCACTACCACTCACAAGGTCACACActgtcataaataataacaagtatTTACATCAACaagccactaaccttgggaactaagatgttgtgtgttttgcctgtagttacactggctcacacataCTTTaaaatggaacacaacaatactacaaGTATAcatggcggttgaatatctgatgagtgggtggtagctaccaagacaaagccctaccaccaattataGTATGTTTATCCAAAACTGAATATTTTTGAGTTTAAGTGGGGCTCTCTGAGTGGATTAATCATATATGCTACCACAAGGCATGTACCATCATAACTCTGATGGTAGCGACATAGTGACGGTacctattaaaattagtttataacaCATTATACTGATACTCAAAGTCTCATTTATcacgtaaaaaaatacataaatcagcataattaattcttaataacaCATTAAACAATTTCCttacatttattactttaaataatagccgatggcaattattaataattagctATTTTATGGTAGCACGACCTATAATTATACAGGTAAAATAGCACAGGTACTGGAAATGTTATTAATGTTACCTTACCTAGCCAACAATGTTAGACGTAATTGATTATCATGTATccacttaaatttatataacgtacTGCAACCGATGGATCGAGAATATTATGACGCTGTGCCCGCGACTGCGTgcgtgtttgaatttaacaaaaaaaaattgttgtagcctaagttactccttattatatcgCCTATCTGCCattgaaagtcccgtcaaaatcggtccagccgttcaaGAGATTTCCAGAAACAAACAGAGAgtcaaacagacaaaaattaaaaaaaaaaaatttttactatatgtaccgtgtatatgcGTTTAGTACaaagcagttattttaatattacaaacagacactccaattttattatatgtatagatagattATAGAATGTATACTACAAGCAAATTTTGAATCTtggattatatttgtatatctagATAAAGTATCGCACTACAGAAGAACTAATACAGACGCGtgaactttattatcttggtgtgcgtgacagccaCGCTtcacactcgccaaacgtcatacaaCTTTACAAGTGTGCGTGTACTCACtcaaatcaaaccaaatcaTAAtagactttattcaagtacgctttacaagcacttttgaaacgtcatttaacaaactacttaaagtaaagctaccgccggttcggactgtagattctaccgagaagaaccggcaagaaactcagtagttactctttttcaacaaacAACTCGCCACACGTcatactagtgtgcgtgtacttggTAACCAACagttggttttatattttttcaacccCTTCTCAGCTTTGGAAGACTATCTAGACAATGACCAAAGCtgttagtatatatattgtttttattcaattcaaataattcaattcaCCACCGACTGATTAccaactcatcacatattctccTTCCAAACACCAATACTAACCATGTTACGTTCCGACTTAAAGCGAGATGGTACTACTTAGGCACGAGGGACAtgatatcttagttccaaagtaGCATTGGCGATatcaggaatggttaatatttcttacagcgccaatgtctatagatgTCAGTGGCCACTCACTACCAGGTAACCTGTCCACCAATATGTTTTATACTTGCCCATCACGCAGGACATATATAAGTACACCACTGTCTGCGACAACACAAGAATACTCTTATAATTCGGTAGGATGACAAATCtgatcggaaagagttcaggcctCCATGAAATCCACACTGCTCCTGACTTTCTTAACAGAATAACCTAGTATTGTTGTCCCGACCAGTAGTTTGAACCAAAGACTCAAAATCAGCAGCTTCATGAGCCACTTGACCACTAACAGGGAATAAA belongs to Vanessa tameamea isolate UH-Manoa-2023 chromosome 28, ilVanTame1 primary haplotype, whole genome shotgun sequence and includes:
- the LOC113391873 gene encoding androgen-dependent TFPI-regulating protein-like, with product MSKATYLRILGYTITIAMHVGNIVYMNFCMKRELADDPELTTFSHLQPRYFTCWTFFLQILYAVVGLTSDFKLLSNTNRDYKPSKYFQGFKNTLFSAILWPSTWVVTIVFWSLFLYDRKLIFPSFADKVVTPLSNHIMHTAIIGVVVWEVCFQPRTVPASHKRNLYHLAFHLLLYFSILTYTYVERGIWIYPIFGLLYGTMYFPLLPVIIGVLAVAFYYLQWTLTELIWGRKKKTMKIK